The following proteins are encoded in a genomic region of Necator americanus strain Aroian chromosome II, whole genome shotgun sequence:
- a CDS encoding hypothetical protein (NECATOR_CHRII.G5345.T2), whose translation MELAPTLNARNDDDVGAINSGGMPKWRACRGLISRLLLIGLCTVSVNAARAKHDNCKSEKLRELVLETVGTYPHQYSYQAKYMKQQAEERFGNWWSAVIVGDRGGYGMSAVYDQYKNTSCEMQLFGTFYWLGRTC comes from the exons ATGGAATTGGCCCCGACATTGAACGCTcgaaatgatgatgatgtggGCGCTATTAATAGTGG AGGGATGCCCAAATGGAGGGCTTGTCGTGGATTGATCTCACGACTACTCCTGATAGGTCTATGCACAGTTTCTGTCAATGCAGCTAGGGCAAAAC ATGACAATTGTAAGTCGGAAAAACTTAGAGAATTAGTGCTGGAAACCGTCGGTACATATCCTCATCAGTACAGTTATCAAGCTAA ATATATGAAACAACAAGCAGAAGAACGATTCGGGAACTGGTGGAGCGCTGTGATTGTTGGTGATCGAGGAGGATATGGGATGAGCGCTGTCTATGACCAGTATAAAAATACAAG CTGCGAAATGCAACTATTCGGCACATTCTACTGGCTTGGACGTACGTGCTGA
- a CDS encoding hypothetical protein (NECATOR_CHRII.G5345.T1) produces MPKWRACRGLISRLLLIGLCTVSVNAARAKHDNCKSEKLRELVLETVGTYPHQYSYQAKYMKQQAEERFGNWWSAVIVGDRGGYGMSAVYDQYKNTSCEMQLFGTFYWLGRTC; encoded by the exons ATGCCCAAATGGAGGGCTTGTCGTGGATTGATCTCACGACTACTCCTGATAGGTCTATGCACAGTTTCTGTCAATGCAGCTAGGGCAAAAC ATGACAATTGTAAGTCGGAAAAACTTAGAGAATTAGTGCTGGAAACCGTCGGTACATATCCTCATCAGTACAGTTATCAAGCTAA ATATATGAAACAACAAGCAGAAGAACGATTCGGGAACTGGTGGAGCGCTGTGATTGTTGGTGATCGAGGAGGATATGGGATGAGCGCTGTCTATGACCAGTATAAAAATACAAG CTGCGAAATGCAACTATTCGGCACATTCTACTGGCTTGGACGTACGTGCTGA
- a CDS encoding hypothetical protein (NECATOR_CHRII.G5346.T2): protein MRSEDDCLQFCRDTATRCRSVVYDTVQHICHFFLDEGHDVTAPAARMTYLRVVSEDCLVGAPSSSEANVIESNESQESLQGPVQSPSQFVVSTTPFYRPETTAEPRTELTTEEVTTEEVTPEATEESPSSTTTTIPSVNDDEDNFKVSGKQSDNEQKLGGYEVMRDIDAVESSDKRWQSSMEQLTKNKDHMAFRGEKMSPTEDVMESERPRSTLSLISRGQKVHLNKELNQKLDQLKRKFPNRYAQYLAEKNPSSFPISAEEKFSAKRINFSDDNIFARKERTEGGDVRRRERKKLKQVVLHGSHSFLNKALDFLEQINGKKEFIGDDSDSQVDNSAAVSALTKGCFSGYIPLWVSFENSAGSEMIDSSYVEDFEACKDLCADETCTSLTFFDDKQCMVNVEDGGVHLRRPAHGRRSARTDLKFCYPDKIHSYHDCSTFVGFREFALTVEPREQFDGLPPGYDGLKLCIELCVLSTQYRCRSATYLTLEGRCSLSEMDANTAPSKFERSDVVGQLYFENGCTAYSNQAQIDKNTISIERMKLKRKPTPIRPLKIKPIKLRKNEEKGQYNYKCKKKT, encoded by the exons ATGCGAAGCGAAGATGACTGTCTTCAGTTCTGCAGAGACACAGCG ACCCGCTGTCGCTCTGTGGTATACGACACTGTGCAGCACATCTGCCATTTCTTTCTGGATGAAGGTCACGATGTCACTGCTCCTGCTGCCAGGATGACCTACTTGCGTGTAGTCAGTGAAGACTGTTTAG TTGGCGCACCGTCGTCATCTGAAGCGAACGTCATAGAATCCAATGAATCCCAAGAATCATTGCAAGGTCCTGTGCAATCTCCTTCACAGTTTGTCGTTTCAACAACACCCTTTTACCGTCCTGAAACG ACTGCCGAGCCAAGAACTGAATTAACCACTGAGGAAGTAACTACCGAAGAAGTAACTCCAGAGGCTACCGAGGAATCCCCTTCCTCCACAACCACAACCATTCCATCag TCAACGACGACGAAGACAATTTCAAAGTTTCGGGAAAACAATCCGATAACGAACAGAAGTTGGGCGGATACGAAGTTATGAGAGACATTGATGCAGTTGAAAGTTCAGACAAGAG ATGGCAGTCATCTATGGAGCAACTTACGAAGAATAAGGATCACATGGCTtttagaggagaaaaaatgtctCCTACG GAGGATGTGATGGAGTCAGAAAGGCCACGTTCTACGCTTTCCTTAATTTCAAGAGGACAAAAAGTGCACTTGAATAAAGAACTCAATCAGAAACTAG atcAATTAAAGAGAAAGTTCCCGAACAGATATGCACAATATCTTGCCGAGAAAAATCCGAGCTCATTCCCAATCTCTGCAGAAGAG AAGTTCTCCGCAAAACGCATAAATTTCTCTGATGATAACATTTTTGCGCGGAAAGAGCGTACAGAAGGAGGAGACGTCAGAAGACGGGAACGGAAAAAACTAAAG CAAGTGGTGCTTCATGGTTCTCATTCGTTCCTGAATAAAGCTCTCGATTTCTTGGAACAAATCAATGGCAAGAAGGAATTTATTGGTGATGATTCGGACAGTCAAGTCGACAACTCAGCTGCAGTCTCCGCATTGACAAAAG GCTGTTTCAGTGGTTACATTCCTTTATGGGTATCGTTTGAGAACTCTGCTGGCAGTGAAATGATTGACAGTAGTTACGTTGAGGATTTCGAAGCGTGTAAAGATTTGTGCGCAGATGAG ACATGCACTTCGCTGACATTCTTCGATGACAAACAGTGCATGGTGAACGTTGAAGACGGTGGTGTGCACCTGAGAAGACCAGCTCACGGGCGACGCTCAGCTCGTACTGATCTCAAATTCTGTTACCCAG ACAAAATCCATTCTTACCACGATTGTTCCACATTTGTCGGATTTAGGGAATTCGCCCTTACG GTGGAGCCACGTGAACAATTCGACGGTCTACCTCCTGGTTATGATGGTCTCAAGCTGTGCATTGAGCTCTGCGTTCTCAGCACTCAATACAGGTGTAGG TCAGCCACCTATCTTACCCTGGAGGGGAGATGTTCACTGAGCGAGATGGATGCCAACACAGCACCATCGAAGTTCGAACGCTCAGACGTTGTCGGTCAACTTTACTTTGAGAACGGATGCACCGCTTATTCAAATCAGGCACAAATTG ATAAAAACACTATCAGTATTGAACGAATGAAGCTGAAACGCAAACCTACTCCTATCAGACCTCTTAAGATCAAGCCAATCAAATTGAGGAAGAATGAGGAGAAAGG GCAGTATAACTACAAATGTAAGAAGAAGACATAA
- a CDS encoding hypothetical protein (NECATOR_CHRII.G5346.T1), with protein MYVNVYIFQVFPIKNELSASRCTFLTYSFAKLLYCLVETMQVISALALRICFERYPNQRLVNVRPYHSEWRMRSEDDCLQFCRDTATRCRSVVYDTVQHICHFFLDEGHDVTAPAARMTYLRVVSEDCLVGAPSSSEANVIESNESQESLQGPVQSPSQFVVSTTPFYRPETTAEPRTELTTEEVTTEEVTPEATEESPSSTTTTIPSVNDDEDNFKVSGKQSDNEQKLGGYEVMRDIDAVESSDKRWQSSMEQLTKNKDHMAFRGEKMSPTEDVMESERPRSTLSLISRGQKVHLNKELNQKLDQLKRKFPNRYAQYLAEKNPSSFPISAEEVTTTGPEPHFVPLVMKNRKSIYFQKFSAKRINFSDDNIFARKERTEGGDVRRRERKKLKQVVLHGSHSFLNKALDFLEQINGKKEFIGDDSDSQVDNSAAVSALTKGCFSGYIPLWVSFENSAGSEMIDSSYVEDFEACKDLCADEINKVIHVQNEFSPQTCTSLTFFDDKQCMVNVEDGGVHLRRPAHGRRSARTDLKFCYPDKIHSYHDCSTFVGFREFALTVEPREQFDGLPPGYDGLKLCIELCVLSTQYRCRSATYLTLEGRCSLSEMDANTAPSKFERSDVVGQLYFENGCTAYSNQAQIDKNTISIERMKLKRKPTPIRPLKIKPIKLRKNEEKGPHSSFTKK; from the exons ATGTACGTGAATGTGTATATATTTCAAGTGTTCCCAATAAAGAATGAATTGAGTGCTTCTCGCTGTACTTTCCTTACATACTCCTTCGCTAAATTGTTGTACTGCTTAGTTGAGACAATGCAAGTAATTTCCGCTTTGG CTCTACGGATATGTTTCGAGCGTTATCCAAACCAACGTCTAGTGAATGTGAGGCCGTATCATAGCGAGTGGAGAATGCGAAGCGAAGATGACTGTCTTCAGTTCTGCAGAGACACAGCG ACCCGCTGTCGCTCTGTGGTATACGACACTGTGCAGCACATCTGCCATTTCTTTCTGGATGAAGGTCACGATGTCACTGCTCCTGCTGCCAGGATGACCTACTTGCGTGTAGTCAGTGAAGACTGTTTAG TTGGCGCACCGTCGTCATCTGAAGCGAACGTCATAGAATCCAATGAATCCCAAGAATCATTGCAAGGTCCTGTGCAATCTCCTTCACAGTTTGTCGTTTCAACAACACCCTTTTACCGTCCTGAAACG ACTGCCGAGCCAAGAACTGAATTAACCACTGAGGAAGTAACTACCGAAGAAGTAACTCCAGAGGCTACCGAGGAATCCCCTTCCTCCACAACCACAACCATTCCATCag TCAACGACGACGAAGACAATTTCAAAGTTTCGGGAAAACAATCCGATAACGAACAGAAGTTGGGCGGATACGAAGTTATGAGAGACATTGATGCAGTTGAAAGTTCAGACAAGAG ATGGCAGTCATCTATGGAGCAACTTACGAAGAATAAGGATCACATGGCTtttagaggagaaaaaatgtctCCTACG GAGGATGTGATGGAGTCAGAAAGGCCACGTTCTACGCTTTCCTTAATTTCAAGAGGACAAAAAGTGCACTTGAATAAAGAACTCAATCAGAAACTAG atcAATTAAAGAGAAAGTTCCCGAACAGATATGCACAATATCTTGCCGAGAAAAATCCGAGCTCATTCCCAATCTCTGCAGAAGAGGTGACTACCACAGGGCCAGAACCACATTTCGTTCCCTTAGTAATGAAGAATCGGAAATCC ATCTACTTCCAGAAGTTCTCCGCAAAACGCATAAATTTCTCTGATGATAACATTTTTGCGCGGAAAGAGCGTACAGAAGGAGGAGACGTCAGAAGACGGGAACGGAAAAAACTAAAG CAAGTGGTGCTTCATGGTTCTCATTCGTTCCTGAATAAAGCTCTCGATTTCTTGGAACAAATCAATGGCAAGAAGGAATTTATTGGTGATGATTCGGACAGTCAAGTCGACAACTCAGCTGCAGTCTCCGCATTGACAAAAG GCTGTTTCAGTGGTTACATTCCTTTATGGGTATCGTTTGAGAACTCTGCTGGCAGTGAAATGATTGACAGTAGTTACGTTGAGGATTTCGAAGCGTGTAAAGATTTGTGCGCAGATGAG ATCAATAAGGTTATCCATGTACAAAACGAATTTTCCCCGCAGACATGCACTTCGCTGACATTCTTCGATGACAAACAGTGCATGGTGAACGTTGAAGACGGTGGTGTGCACCTGAGAAGACCAGCTCACGGGCGACGCTCAGCTCGTACTGATCTCAAATTCTGTTACCCAG ACAAAATCCATTCTTACCACGATTGTTCCACATTTGTCGGATTTAGGGAATTCGCCCTTACG GTGGAGCCACGTGAACAATTCGACGGTCTACCTCCTGGTTATGATGGTCTCAAGCTGTGCATTGAGCTCTGCGTTCTCAGCACTCAATACAGGTGTAGG TCAGCCACCTATCTTACCCTGGAGGGGAGATGTTCACTGAGCGAGATGGATGCCAACACAGCACCATCGAAGTTCGAACGCTCAGACGTTGTCGGTCAACTTTACTTTGAGAACGGATGCACCGCTTATTCAAATCAGGCACAAATTG ATAAAAACACTATCAGTATTGAACGAATGAAGCTGAAACGCAAACCTACTCCTATCAGACCTCTTAAGATCAAGCCAATCAAATTGAGGAAGAATGAGGAGAAAGG GCCTCATTCTTCATTCacgaaaaagtga